Proteins encoded in a region of the Diospyros lotus cultivar Yz01 chromosome 9, ASM1463336v1, whole genome shotgun sequence genome:
- the LOC127809221 gene encoding ethylene-responsive transcription factor ERF008-like, producing the protein MEGGKRKSERPYKGIRMRKWGKWVAEIREPNKRSRIWLGSYSTPVAAARAYDTAVFYLRGPSARLNFPEYLAGEAGPGRGHLHELSAASIRKKAIEVGSRVDALETNSMPVHGHAPASGFKPCWIHEVPDLNEKPVPEDPDADDHDR; encoded by the coding sequence atggaGGGAGGGAAGAGGAAGAGCGAGAGGCCGTACAAGGGAATAAGGATGAGGAAGTGGGGAAAATGGGTGGCGGAGATAAGAGAGCCGAACAAGCGGTCCAGGATATGGCTCGGCTCCTACTCGACCCCAGTGGCGGCGGCGAGGGCCTACGACACCGCGGTGTTCTATCTGCGGGGTCCCTCGGCGAGGTTGAACTTCCCGGAGTATCTGGCGGGAGAAGCCGGCCCTGGCCGCGGCCACCTGCACGAGCTTTCGGCGGCTTCCATACGTAAGAAAGCGATAGAGGTTGGGTCTAGGGTTGATGCGCTGGAGACCAATTCCATGCCCGTGCATGGCCATGCACCCGCATCAGGATTCAAACCCTGTTGGATCCATGAGGTGCCCGACTTGAACGAGAAACCCGTACCCGAGGACCCCGATGCCGATGATCATGACCGGTGA
- the LOC127809884 gene encoding SUMO-conjugating enzyme SCE1-like — protein MSGGIARGRLAEERKAWRKNHPHGFVAKPETLPDGSVNLMVWHCTIPGKAATDWEGGYYPLTIHFSEDYPSKPPKCKFPQGFFHPNVYPSGTVCLSILNEDSGWRPAITVKQILIGIQDLLNQPNPADPAQTEGYHLFIQDPVEYKRRVRQQAKLYPPLV, from the exons ATGTCGGGAGGTATAGCTCGTGGCCGTCTCGCCGAGGAACGCAAAGCCTGGCGTAAAAATCACCCCCAT GGTTTCGTGGCTAAGCCGGAGACTCTGCCTGATGGTTCAGTGAATTTGATGGTGTGGCACTGCACCATCCCTGGTAAGGCCGCG ACTGACTGGGAGGGTGGTTACTATCCGCTCACAATCCACTTTAGTGAAGACTACCCTAGCAAACCACCAAAATGTAAATTTCCCCAGGGTTTCTTCCACCCGAATGTCTACCCATCTGGAACTGTTTGcctgtcaatcctcaatgaagATAGT GGATGGAGACCAGCAATTACAGTGAAACAAATTCTTATTGGCATCCAGGACTTGCTGAACCAACCCAACCCTGCTGATCCTGCTCAGACTGAAGGATATCACCTATTTATTCAG GATCCTGTGGAGTACAAGAGACGGGTCCGGCAGCAGGCCAAGTTATACCCACCTCTCGTCTAA